The Sphaeramia orbicularis chromosome 16, fSphaOr1.1, whole genome shotgun sequence genome window below encodes:
- the otud7b gene encoding OTU domain-containing protein 7B — protein sequence MTVDMDAVLSDFVRSTGAEPGLARDLLEGKNWDITAALSDFEQLRQVHAGNLTYSFAEERSYLPPEKEMARVGRPVLQRQDEVVQAATEKRLSRGISHASSTIVSLARSHVSSTGGSSSELLLDTPLCTFQLPDLTVYRDDFRGFIERDLIEQSMMVALEHAGRLNWWTKVVPNCQNLLPLATSGDGNCLLHAASLGMWGFHDRDLMLRKSLYALMDHGMEREALRRRWRWQQTQQNKESGLVYTEEEWQKEWNELLKLASSEPRIHYSTNGSSGAESSDEPVYESLEEFHVFVLAHVLRRPIVVVADTMLRDSGGEAFAPIPFGGIYLPLEVPAAKCHRSPLVLAYDQAHFSALVSMEQKDNSKEQVVIPLTDSEHKMLPLHFAVDPGKDWEWGKDDMDNVMLASVALSLEAKLQMLHSYMTLTWLPLPCEQAPLAQPESPTASAGEDARTPPDSGESDKESVSSSSNGNGETTTASTVNGGGALAKNSSSSSCSSSSNGSSSTGVGTAGKDKPKKDKDKDKKRADSVANKLGSFGKSLGSKLKKNVGGLMTGKNAGAGGAKQEAGEKKKGSFRGRKGSKDSSPSAHASEDSGKGSPSSGSERLNGTGSSTSSGGSSTEGDPYKYSADVKVSLGILRAAMQGERKFIFASLLTTSNRQPFQEEMIQRYLVDAEERFRAEQEQQRRDAERKGITNGIQPPKKDMVGTELSYRPYEPKEELSENSPPSFNHLKPTPLSPSMYSGVVPIPRPSFIEHPPAAPPLTQHLHMHGYMDTRRQLAGGSPATSYPGLPSYATLPRHCPTTQIPPHPQYNSQGPPALGPPALSPSRLAPSYPLEFDPPDYPGAQPIASYTNGFRDMRSNIDCRSGPPPVRHYSLGSAGGLANLQSTRCRTLDCPYYGHPETGNFCSYCYREELKKRETEPAIHRF from the exons ATGACCGTGGATATGGACGCGGTCCTGTCCGACTTTGTCCGTTCCACTGGAGCTGAACCAGGATTGGCCAGAGACCTGCTGGAGG GCAAGAACTGGGATATCACAGCTGCCCTCAGCGACTTTGAGCAGCTACGACAGGTGCATGCTGGGAACCTGACGTATTCCTTTGCAGAGGAGAGGTCGTATTTGCCTCCTGAAAAGGAGATGGCCCGAGTGGGACGACCTGTTCTCCAGCGCCAAGACGAGGTGGTGCAAG CGGCTACAGAGAAGCGCCTCTCTCGGGGTATTTCCCACGCCAGTTCCACCATCGTGTCCCTGGCCCGTTCCCACGTTTCCAGTACTGGAGGCAGTAGCAGCGAGCTCCTCCTGGACACGCCCCTCTGCACCTTCCAGCTCCCAGACCTCACCGTTTACCGCGACGACTTCCGCGGCTTCATCGAGAGAGATCTGATTGAGCAGTCCATGATGGTGGCACTGGAGCACGCTG GGCGGCTGAACTGGTGGACTAAGGTGGTTCCAAACTGTCAGAATCTTCTGCCTCTGGCGACCAGCGGCGATGGAAACTGTCTGTTACACGCTGCCTCTCTGG GTATGTGGGGTTTTCACGACCGGGACCTGATGCTGAGGAAGTCCCTGTATGCCCTGATGGATCATGGGATGGAGAGGGAAGCACTGAGGCGTCGGTGGAGGTGGCAGCAGACCCAGCAGAACAAGGAG tctgGGCTGGTGTACACTGAGGAGGAGTGGCAGAAAGAGTGGAATGAACTGTTAAAGCTGGCGTCCAGTGAGCCCAGAATCCACTACAGCACCAACGGCAGCAGTGG GGCCGAGTCGTCAGATGAACCCGTTTATGAAAGTTTAGAGGAGTTCCACGTGTTTGTGTTGGCCCACGTCCTCAGGAGACCCATCGTCGTAGTCGCTGACACCATGTTACGAGACTCTGGAGGAGAAG CCTTTGCTCCCATTCCCTTCGGAGGCATCTACCTACCGCTGGAGGTACCGGCCGCGAAGTGCCATCGCTCGCCGCTGGTCCTGGCGTACGACCAGGCCCATTTCTCCGCTCTGGTGTCCATGGAGCAGAAGGACAACTCCAAAGAGCAAG TGGTCATCCCTCTCACGGACTCGGAACACAAAATGCTACCTCTGCACTTCGCCGTGGATCCGGGGAAGGACTGGGAGTGGGGAAAGGACGACATGGACAATGTGATGCTGGCAAG TGTGGCTCTGTCTTTGGAGGCCAAGCTCCAGATGTTACACAGCTACATGACGCTCACCTGGCTGCCGCTGCCCTGTGAG cagGCGCCTCTGGCCCAGCCTGAGTCTCCAACAGCATCGGCAGGAGAAGATGCCCGAACGCCACCGGACTCAGGAGAGTCCGACAAGGAGTCGGTGAGCAGCAGTTCCAACGGCAACGGGGAAACCACCACAGCGTCCACCGTCAATGGAGGGGGGGCCTTGGCCAAGAACAGCTCCTCTTCCTCATGTAGCTCCTCGAGCAACGGGTCTTCTTCAACAGGGGTCGGCACAGCAGGAAAGGACAAACCCAAGAAGGACAAGGACAAAGACAAGAAGAGGGCCGACTCTGTGGCTAACAAACTTGGCAGCTTCGGCAAGAGTCTGGGCAGCAAGCTGAAGAAGAACGTGGGTGGACTGATGACAGGGAAGAATGCTGGGGCTGGAGGCGCCAAGCAGGAGGCCGGGGAGAAAAAGAAGGGCTCGTTTAGGGGGAGGAAAGGCAGCAAGGACAGTTCACCCTCTGCCCACGCCTCAGAGGATTCTGGGAAAGGCTCCCCCTCCTCAGGCAGTGAGCGTCTGAACGGGACGGGGAGCAGCACGAGCAGCGGCGGCAGCAGCACCGAGGGCGACCCCTACAAGTACAGCGCCGACGTGAAGGTGAGTCTGGGCATCCTGCGTGCAGCCATGCAAGGAGAGAGGAAGTTCATCTTCGCCAGTCTGCTCACTACGAGCAACCGGCAGCCGTTCCAGGAGGAGATGATCCAGCGCTACCTCGTCGACGCCGAGGAGCGCTTTAGGGCTGAACAAGAGCAACAGCGGCGAGATGCAGAGAGGAAGGGCATCACGAACGGCATCCAGCCCCCCAAGAAAGACATGGTAGGTACAGAGCTGAGCTACCGGCCGTACGAGCCCAAAGAGGAGCTGTCAGAAAACTCCCCTCCTTCCTTCAACCACCTCAAGCCCACTCCGTTAAGCCCATCCATGTACTCTGGTGTGGTGCCCATTCCCCGGCCTTCCTTCATTGAGCATCCCCCCGCCGCGCCCCCCCTCACTCAGCACCTTCATATGCACGGCTACATGGATACTCGGCGCCAGCTGGCCGGTGGCTCCCCGGCGACCTCCTACCCTGGCCTCCCCTCGTACGCTACTCTGCCGCGACACTGCCCCACGACGCAGATTCCACCCCACCCCCAGTACAATTCCCAAGGCCCCCCCGCCCTGGGCCCCCCCGCCCTGAGCCCCTCCCGCCTGGCCCCTTCGTACCCTCTGGAGTTCGACCCTCCAGACTACCCAGGGGCCCAACCCATTGCGAGCTACACCAACGGTTTCCGGGACATGCGCTCCAACATAGACTGTCGGAGCGGGCCTCCTCCAGTCAGACACTACTCACTGGGCAGCGCCGGTGGTTTGGCCAACCTGCAGTCCACCCGCTGCAGGACACTCGACTGTCCCTACTACGGACATCCAGAGACGGGAAACTTCTGCTCCTACTGCTACCGGGAAGAGCTGAAGAAGAGGGAGACAGAGCCAGCCATTCACAGGTTCTGA